One part of the Acetoanaerobium sticklandii genome encodes these proteins:
- a CDS encoding tRNA 2-thiocytidine(32) synthetase TtcA: protein MSELAGNGCEVLVPFNERRPLDVIERSIIKTYRKGIWSKFLKALNDYEMIQPGDRIAVAISGGKDSMLMAKLFQELQKFSKIPFEVEYIAMDPGYHPSIRELMMDNFNYLNIPIKVFETDIFKIADKIAQDYPCYMCAKMRRGALYNKTKELGCNKLALGHHFNDVIETTMLNMLYTGAFKTMLPRLKSTNFEGLELIRPLYYVEEVFIERFTQTNGIWPLNCACMVAAKKTGSKRKEMKELIANLKKNFNNVDKSIFKAAENVNLDCVLGWQQHGESFSFLDEFDSADE, encoded by the coding sequence ATGTCAGAACTAGCAGGAAATGGTTGTGAAGTTTTGGTGCCTTTTAATGAAAGAAGGCCCTTAGATGTAATTGAAAGAAGTATAATAAAAACCTATAGAAAAGGTATATGGTCAAAATTTTTAAAGGCATTAAATGACTACGAAATGATTCAGCCAGGTGATAGAATTGCTGTTGCTATATCAGGCGGCAAGGACAGCATGCTTATGGCTAAATTATTTCAAGAGCTTCAAAAATTCAGCAAGATTCCTTTTGAGGTTGAATATATAGCTATGGATCCAGGTTATCATCCAAGCATAAGGGAGCTTATGATGGATAATTTTAACTATCTTAATATACCAATTAAGGTATTTGAAACTGATATATTTAAAATTGCCGATAAAATAGCCCAAGACTATCCTTGCTATATGTGCGCAAAAATGAGGAGAGGCGCTCTATATAACAAAACTAAGGAGCTAGGCTGTAATAAGCTTGCTCTAGGACATCACTTTAACGATGTCATAGAAACAACTATGCTAAATATGCTCTATACAGGAGCATTTAAAACCATGCTACCTAGACTCAAGTCTACAAATTTTGAAGGTTTAGAGCTCATTAGACCTCTTTATTATGTGGAAGAGGTATTTATTGAGAGATTCACTCAAACAAATGGAATCTGGCCCCTTAACTGTGCATGCATGGTAGCGGCTAAAAAAACTGGCAGTAAACGTAAAGAAATGAAAGAGCTTATTGCTAATCTAAAAAAGAATTTTAATAATGTAGATAAATCTATTTTTAAAGCTGCCGAAAATGTGAATTTAGACTGCGTTCTAGGCTGGCAGCAACATGGAGAAAGCTTTTCCTTTTTAGATGAATTTGATTCAGCAGATGAGTAA
- a CDS encoding GNAT family N-acetyltransferase codes for MDYEFRLLTHYDYEEVKEMCKDIWDGTDYMPLVFHNWVDDEKGEFFCIIDKAKNKIAGISKFSILPEQMGWLEGLRVHEEYRGQKLARRIQEYMSELANKYLEEGKINKLGACTHLNNVASRKMLESSGFEIEQQHMIVMKPYEENNAVITTKSFVVTRWKPTLEEFMNLDYFKSRDMVFHCDFTFMDVSEELYDILIKKDAFWEINGKKGIIYYKVETCFVAVDEDIDTIEIFSDYLYQKNKTGFTPYTTVNLKKPQLLENLKANGYITWSDWQMDYFYYLKK; via the coding sequence ATGGACTACGAATTTAGACTATTAACCCATTACGATTACGAGGAAGTAAAAGAAATGTGCAAAGACATATGGGATGGAACTGATTATATGCCATTGGTTTTTCATAACTGGGTTGATGATGAAAAAGGAGAATTTTTTTGTATAATAGATAAGGCTAAGAATAAAATAGCTGGAATTTCAAAGTTTTCTATACTGCCAGAGCAAATGGGGTGGCTTGAGGGACTTAGAGTACATGAGGAATATAGAGGCCAAAAATTAGCAAGAAGAATTCAAGAATATATGAGTGAATTGGCAAATAAATATCTTGAAGAAGGGAAAATAAATAAATTAGGAGCCTGTACTCATCTTAATAATGTAGCTAGTCGCAAGATGCTTGAATCCTCAGGCTTTGAAATAGAGCAACAGCATATGATAGTTATGAAGCCATATGAAGAGAATAATGCAGTGATAACGACTAAGTCATTTGTAGTTACTAGGTGGAAGCCTACACTAGAGGAGTTTATGAACTTAGATTATTTTAAATCAAGAGATATGGTATTTCACTGTGACTTCACTTTTATGGATGTATCAGAAGAATTGTACGATATACTTATAAAAAAAGATGCTTTTTGGGAAATAAACGGAAAAAAAGGCATTATCTACTATAAAGTGGAAACCTGCTTTGTGGCTGTAGATGAAGATATAGATACTATAGAGATATTTAGCGATTATCTATATCAAAAAAATAAAACTGGATTTACACCATACACTACAGTAAATCTAAAAAAGCCTCAGCTATTAGAAAATTTAAAAGCAAATGGATATATTACTTGGTCAGACTGGCAAATGGACTATTTCTATTATTTAAAGAAGTAA
- a CDS encoding response regulator transcription factor, with protein sequence MSFKILIIEDEENISEIVAKYLQKEGYSTLIANDGIEGLALFRDSNPDLVISDVMMPTIDGLEVLREIRLISDVPVIMLTAKQEEVDRLKGFENGADDYVTKPFSPKELVRRVMVMLKRTYKTIENKQVLIEGELKLDLNKQKLYKNEVEIDITSKEFQIIYAFFKNPRQILSREQLIELAFSNDFEGFDRTIDVHIKKIRHKIEEDTKNPKYLKTKYGAGYIFGGSDED encoded by the coding sequence ATGTCATTTAAAATATTAATAATAGAAGATGAGGAAAATATCAGTGAAATAGTAGCAAAATATTTGCAAAAAGAAGGCTATTCTACCCTAATTGCAAACGATGGAATAGAAGGACTTGCCTTATTTAGAGATTCAAATCCTGATCTAGTCATATCCGATGTTATGATGCCTACAATCGATGGATTGGAAGTACTCAGAGAAATAAGACTTATATCAGACGTACCAGTTATTATGCTCACAGCAAAGCAAGAGGAAGTAGATAGACTAAAAGGCTTTGAAAATGGAGCAGATGATTATGTTACAAAGCCTTTTAGTCCCAAAGAATTAGTTAGAAGAGTAATGGTTATGCTAAAAAGAACTTATAAAACAATAGAGAATAAACAAGTATTAATTGAAGGTGAATTAAAGCTAGATTTAAATAAGCAAAAGTTGTATAAAAATGAAGTGGAAATTGATATAACATCAAAGGAATTTCAAATAATATATGCTTTTTTTAAAAATCCTAGACAGATATTATCTAGAGAGCAGCTTATAGAGCTTGCATTTAGCAACGATTTTGAGGGTTTTGATAGAACTATAGATGTGCATATTAAAAAAATACGTCACAAGATTGAAGAGGATACTAAAAACCCTAAATATTTAAAAACAAAATATGGAGCTGGATATATATTTGGAGGCTCAGATGAAGATTAG
- a CDS encoding sensor histidine kinase encodes MKIRNQLIIIIIAILSAGVLIQSFIASNYIDNYFNSYIVQEYNQNIARISLIAQEIIADKESSSNSRPMMSQMSYRRTLSSYMSDPIIEINIYSNQGRLIFTSSGAMGQGHMNFGSDHENSLQLETDIFDVSNDENQKIGSLEIIRNKDVKNWQTSVLFNKALYSGAAIAFISVAIIAGLIIWIVSTKFSKQLIDTAYYASKIEQDDQVDIPLSETVEIKQIQLTLLNLASRLKLKTKIRKEKADKLSHETRTPLTILKSNIEAAIDEVIVLDEQNLSLCLEQIDTLSEMMTNISDIITDDSDDTSIELSELDLTKEIKNIIKSLSLQYTKKNIALTSSLSNELLIHSDKNKINQSVYNLLTNAYKFTPYGGKVDISVKKLDNSVTIEVADSGMGVKKEELDKIFAAYYRSNEHKETQGDGLGLYIVSTNMILLGGSASAYINESKGLTVKLILPQ; translated from the coding sequence ATGAAGATTAGAAATCAACTCATTATTATTATAATAGCAATACTTTCCGCAGGAGTATTAATCCAGTCTTTTATAGCGAGTAATTATATAGATAACTACTTTAATAGCTATATAGTCCAGGAATATAATCAAAATATAGCTCGAATATCACTAATAGCTCAAGAGATAATAGCTGATAAAGAAAGCTCAAGTAACTCAAGACCAATGATGTCACAGATGTCATATAGAAGGACTTTATCATCATATATGAGTGACCCTATAATAGAGATAAACATATACTCAAATCAAGGCAGACTAATATTCACATCAAGTGGAGCGATGGGACAAGGGCATATGAACTTTGGAAGCGACCACGAAAATAGTTTGCAGCTTGAGACTGATATATTTGATGTTTCAAATGATGAAAACCAAAAAATAGGAAGTCTTGAAATAATTAGAAATAAGGATGTAAAAAATTGGCAAACCTCAGTGCTTTTTAATAAAGCACTATATAGTGGAGCAGCTATTGCTTTTATATCTGTTGCTATTATTGCAGGATTAATTATTTGGATTGTAAGTACTAAGTTTTCAAAGCAGCTGATAGACACTGCTTATTATGCAAGCAAAATAGAGCAAGATGATCAGGTTGATATACCACTTTCAGAAACAGTAGAGATTAAGCAAATTCAGCTAACCTTACTAAATCTTGCATCTAGACTAAAACTTAAGACCAAAATAAGAAAAGAAAAAGCTGACAAGCTTTCTCACGAAACTAGAACACCTCTCACTATTTTAAAATCAAATATAGAAGCAGCTATAGATGAAGTGATAGTATTAGATGAGCAAAATCTAAGTCTATGTCTAGAACAGATAGATACTTTGTCTGAAATGATGACAAATATTTCAGATATAATAACGGATGATAGTGATGATACCTCCATCGAACTATCTGAACTTGACTTAACAAAAGAAATAAAAAATATTATAAAAAGTCTTAGTTTGCAATATACTAAAAAAAATATTGCGCTTACATCGAGTCTTTCAAACGAACTACTAATACATTCAGATAAAAATAAAATAAATCAATCAGTGTATAATTTACTCACAAATGCCTATAAATTTACTCCATATGGTGGTAAAGTAGATATTTCAGTAAAAAAACTAGATAATTCTGTTACAATTGAGGTAGCTGATAGTGGAATGGGAGTAAAGAAAGAAGAACTAGATAAAATATTTGCTGCTTACTATAGAAGCAATGAGCATAAAGAAACTCAAGGAGATGGGTTAGGACTTTATATTGTAAGCACAAACATGATACTTTTAGGTGGAAGTGCTTCTGCATATATAAATGAAAGCAAAGGGCTCACAGTAAAGTTAATATTACCACAATAA
- a CDS encoding NAD-dependent protein deacylase: protein MDETAIYELSKIIQASENIVFFGGAGVSTESNIPDFRSEEGIYNIKSKYNFPPETMLSHSFFINQTSLFYDFYKTSMIFPNARPNLAHYTLAKLEQMGKLNAVITQNIDGLHQAAGSNNVLELHGSIHRNYCMGCHKFFDLDYVLSSEDVPLCDVCSEIIKPDVVLYEEGLDYEVIEKSVSAIQNADTLIIGGTSLSVYPAAGLIDYYRGDNLILINKGEVYKKSKAKLVFRDSVGEVLSLALK from the coding sequence ATGGATGAGACAGCTATCTATGAACTATCAAAAATCATCCAAGCTAGTGAAAACATAGTATTTTTTGGTGGAGCAGGAGTGTCAACTGAGAGCAATATCCCAGATTTTCGCTCAGAGGAAGGCATATACAACATAAAATCAAAATACAATTTCCCTCCAGAAACCATGCTCAGCCATAGCTTTTTTATAAATCAAACTTCACTTTTTTATGACTTTTATAAAACCTCGATGATATTTCCAAATGCAAGACCAAATCTAGCACATTATACACTTGCAAAGCTCGAGCAAATGGGAAAGCTAAATGCAGTAATAACTCAAAATATAGATGGACTTCATCAAGCAGCTGGCTCAAATAATGTACTAGAGCTCCATGGAAGTATTCATAGAAATTACTGTATGGGCTGTCATAAGTTTTTTGACCTTGACTATGTATTAAGCTCAGAGGATGTCCCTCTATGCGATGTATGCTCTGAAATAATAAAACCAGATGTAGTTTTATATGAAGAGGGGCTTGATTACGAAGTGATAGAAAAATCAGTATCGGCAATTCAAAATGCAGATACCTTAATAATAGGTGGAACTTCCTTAAGTGTGTACCCTGCAGCAGGTCTTATTGATTACTATAGAGGAGATAATCTTATACTCATAAATAAGGGCGAGGTTTATAAAAAAAGCAAAGCAAAACTAGTATTTAGAGATAGCGTAGGCGAAGTACTTAGCTTGGCTTTAAAATAA
- a CDS encoding B3/B4 domain-containing protein, producing MNVRIDEKVKEILPNLQLGIIEANVVVSPSDDELWGMIDSVYKHLQETLTLEDVLKIESIQAARRSYKKLGKDPSRYRVSSDSLIRRIPKGMDLYKVNNIVDINNLISLETGHSLGCVDLAKVKGDVVFTKGNAGDYYEGIGRGQINLENMPVFKDDEGYFASTTSDSVRTQVTEESKHIMMMVICFEGDSKLNEYIEKINSLMTKYADANILEAKIVE from the coding sequence ATGAATGTTAGAATTGATGAAAAAGTAAAAGAAATACTACCTAATCTACAGCTAGGTATAATTGAAGCAAATGTTGTGGTTTCACCTAGTGACGATGAGCTATGGGGCATGATTGACTCTGTTTATAAGCATCTTCAGGAAACTCTTACTTTAGAGGATGTACTTAAAATAGAAAGTATTCAGGCTGCTAGAAGATCATATAAAAAATTAGGCAAAGACCCTAGCAGATATAGAGTTTCTTCAGATTCACTTATTCGCCGTATTCCTAAAGGAATGGATTTATATAAGGTAAATAATATAGTTGATATAAACAATCTTATTTCGCTAGAAACTGGCCATAGTCTTGGGTGTGTAGATTTAGCTAAAGTTAAGGGCGATGTAGTATTCACAAAAGGAAATGCTGGAGACTATTATGAGGGTATAGGAAGAGGTCAAATTAACCTTGAAAATATGCCTGTTTTTAAGGATGATGAGGGTTACTTTGCTTCTACTACATCAGATTCTGTTCGAACTCAAGTAACTGAAGAAAGTAAGCATATCATGATGATGGTGATATGTTTTGAAGGAGATTCAAAGCTTAATGAGTATATAGAAAAAATAAACAGCCTGATGACAAAATATGCCGATGCGAATATTCTGGAAGCTAAAATTGTAGAGTAA
- a CDS encoding NUDIX hydrolase: MILSTHCYIERDDQILMMHRIKKKNDIHMNRWVGLGGKMNPGETPEQCIIREIYEESNLKANSVKLHGFITFPDFMGDNDWYMFLFSCDDFSGDVIENEEGKLKWISKSDINQLNMLEGDKIFMEWMNKYNFFTARFTYKDDDLIDYSLDTII; this comes from the coding sequence ATGATTTTATCTACTCACTGCTATATAGAGCGTGATGACCAGATATTGATGATGCATAGGATAAAAAAGAAAAACGACATTCATATGAATAGATGGGTGGGGCTAGGTGGTAAGATGAATCCTGGCGAAACCCCTGAGCAGTGCATCATAAGAGAAATCTACGAAGAGAGTAATCTAAAAGCTAATAGTGTAAAGCTTCATGGCTTTATCACCTTTCCTGACTTTATGGGAGATAACGACTGGTATATGTTTTTGTTTTCTTGTGATGATTTTTCTGGAGATGTAATTGAGAATGAAGAAGGAAAACTAAAATGGATTTCAAAATCAGATATCAATCAGCTTAATATGCTTGAAGGTGACAAGATTTTTATGGAGTGGATGAATAAGTACAATTTTTTTACTGCTAGGTTCACTTATAAAGACGATGATCTTATAGACTACAGTCTTGATACAATTATTTAA
- a CDS encoding DUF362 domain-containing protein, with the protein MSKVYFKKVTDKSEEKLSKAARELLEVLVKNENHTWEKTVPMKVHFGEKGNTTYIKPACYKDVIEYMGENQIESAYIETNVLYRGSRTTRGSHIELAKEHGFTQLPIIIADGDHGEAYDEIKIDKEYFSTCKIGTEFSKYNQFLVMAHFKGHGSAGFGGAMIQLAMGFAARGGKLAQHSGISPKVIEKKCISCGLCVKKCDVEAIEMKEKAFIHSEKCVGCAGCIAVCPVGAIVNDWSEVNFKEKLAEYAYAAQKDKDNVYITYLINITKECDCMGQHMDEVASDIGVFISKDPVAIDTACIDMLQNQSDDKLFDDGRESIEHAVKIGFGSKDYELIELQ; encoded by the coding sequence ATGTCAAAAGTCTATTTTAAAAAAGTTACTGATAAATCTGAAGAAAAACTAAGCAAAGCGGCTAGAGAGCTACTTGAAGTTTTAGTAAAAAATGAAAATCATACCTGGGAAAAAACAGTCCCTATGAAAGTTCATTTTGGTGAAAAAGGCAACACTACATATATAAAACCAGCCTGTTACAAGGATGTAATAGAATATATGGGAGAAAATCAAATAGAAAGTGCCTACATAGAGACAAATGTACTCTACAGAGGTTCAAGAACTACTAGAGGTAGTCATATAGAGCTTGCAAAAGAGCACGGATTCACTCAGCTTCCAATAATCATAGCAGATGGGGATCATGGAGAAGCTTATGATGAAATAAAGATAGATAAAGAATACTTCTCAACTTGTAAAATAGGAACAGAGTTTTCAAAATACAATCAATTCCTAGTTATGGCACATTTCAAGGGCCATGGCTCAGCAGGATTTGGTGGAGCTATGATACAGCTTGCTATGGGTTTTGCCGCTAGAGGAGGAAAACTAGCACAGCACTCTGGAATAAGTCCAAAGGTAATAGAGAAAAAATGTATATCCTGTGGTCTTTGTGTAAAAAAATGCGATGTAGAAGCAATAGAAATGAAAGAAAAAGCATTTATTCACTCAGAAAAATGTGTAGGATGTGCAGGCTGTATAGCAGTATGCCCAGTAGGAGCCATAGTAAATGACTGGTCAGAAGTAAACTTTAAAGAAAAGCTCGCAGAATATGCGTATGCAGCTCAAAAAGACAAAGATAATGTATACATCACTTATTTGATTAATATAACTAAAGAATGTGACTGCATGGGCCAGCATATGGACGAGGTTGCATCAGATATTGGAGTATTTATTTCAAAGGATCCTGTAGCAATAGACACTGCCTGTATAGATATGCTTCAAAATCAAAGTGACGATAAGCTATTTGACGATGGAAGAGAATCTATAGAGCACGCTGTAAAAATTGGTTTTGGCTCTAAAGACTATGAACTAATTGAACTACAGTAG
- a CDS encoding amidohydrolase family protein yields the protein MKIDMGIENGLSDCHVHLSLKSGFTIKQWSMADDNQKTAWISSILEKYKKNNIIYLKDGGDAYGVSLYAKKLADKHDINYKTPGFAIYKEGSYGDFLGKSIKNMGDFDRLFEYLLSLDIDHLKLIVTGIMDFDNFGYYEKTQFTSSELIYMISRAKEENLNVMVHANGNEAVKMAINAGADTIEHGYLLDKQTLKEFIGSSTTWVPTLAPLGNILKYKPKAMINQLDTVNKIYQLQIENLKFALENNIEVRLGSDAGAYMVEHPNGIIDEINLMKEAGISHKTIKELMIKQIQKIK from the coding sequence ATGAAAATAGATATGGGAATAGAAAATGGCTTATCAGATTGCCATGTACATCTTTCACTTAAATCAGGATTTACAATAAAGCAGTGGAGCATGGCAGATGATAACCAAAAAACAGCTTGGATTTCTTCTATTTTAGAAAAATATAAGAAAAATAATATAATCTATCTAAAAGATGGGGGAGATGCATATGGCGTCTCCCTTTATGCAAAAAAACTAGCAGACAAGCATGATATAAACTATAAAACTCCTGGATTTGCCATATATAAAGAAGGTAGCTATGGAGACTTTCTCGGAAAAAGTATAAAAAACATGGGAGATTTTGATAGATTATTTGAGTATCTTCTTAGCCTAGATATAGATCACTTAAAGCTTATAGTAACTGGTATTATGGATTTTGATAACTTTGGATATTACGAAAAAACTCAGTTTACATCATCAGAGTTAATTTACATGATATCAAGGGCGAAGGAAGAAAACCTAAACGTCATGGTTCATGCAAATGGAAATGAAGCAGTAAAGATGGCTATTAACGCAGGTGCTGATACTATTGAACATGGTTATTTACTAGATAAACAAACCCTAAAAGAGTTCATAGGCTCAAGTACAACATGGGTGCCTACCCTTGCACCGCTTGGAAATATACTGAAATATAAGCCAAAAGCTATGATAAATCAGCTGGATACAGTTAATAAAATATATCAGCTTCAGATAGAAAATTTAAAATTTGCTCTTGAAAACAACATAGAAGTGCGACTTGGAAGCGATGCTGGAGCCTATATGGTAGAGCACCCAAATGGAATAATTGATGAAATAAATCTCATGAAAGAAGCTGGAATATCTCATAAAACTATAAAAGAGCTAATGATAAAACAAATCCAAAAAATAAAATAG
- a CDS encoding YczE/YyaS/YitT family protein, translated as MSSASPIYKFIRLFFGLFLYSVGIVMTINANLGLAPWDVFHKGLSTTFGITMGQASIAVGFMIVIIAFFLGERIGWGTVFNMYFIGYFIDILMLNNLIPIFDSFIPSLIMMLGGMFVIGCATVAYIGAELGSGPRDGLMIALTKRTNKSVRFIRNTIEICALSIGYLLGGTLGIGTVIMSLCIGYFVQFAFKLLKFDVTKIHHRYIDEDIIFLKKRFATSEK; from the coding sequence TTGAGTAGTGCTTCACCTATTTATAAATTTATAAGATTATTTTTTGGTCTATTTTTATATTCTGTTGGCATAGTTATGACAATAAATGCAAATCTTGGGCTTGCACCATGGGATGTATTTCATAAAGGTCTAAGTACTACTTTTGGAATCACTATGGGGCAAGCAAGTATTGCGGTAGGTTTTATGATTGTTATTATTGCCTTTTTTTTAGGAGAGCGTATAGGCTGGGGTACCGTATTTAATATGTACTTCATAGGTTATTTTATCGATATCCTAATGCTTAACAATTTAATTCCTATTTTCGATTCCTTTATTCCTAGTCTAATTATGATGCTAGGTGGAATGTTTGTGATAGGATGTGCCACTGTAGCCTATATAGGCGCTGAGCTAGGCTCAGGCCCTAGAGATGGTCTTATGATTGCTCTTACTAAAAGAACTAATAAATCCGTGAGATTTATTAGAAATACTATCGAAATTTGTGCTTTATCAATAGGTTATCTTTTAGGTGGAACCTTAGGTATTGGTACTGTTATTATGTCATTATGTATAGGATATTTTGTTCAGTTTGCTTTTAAACTTCTGAAGTTTGATGTTACAAAAATCCATCATAGATATATAGATGAAGATATTATTTTTTTAAAGAAAAGATTTGCTACTAGTGAAAAATAA